One segment of Amycolatopsis alba DSM 44262 DNA contains the following:
- a CDS encoding ribose-phosphate diphosphokinase: MREDIAVFSGSAHPELAEEICTHLGVPLHPVKVQRFANDCLEVQLEANCRERDVFLIQPLVRPVQEHLVELLLMLDAARGASAKRITVVMPHYSYARSDKKDAPRISIGGRLVADLLATAGADRVLAMTLHSPQVHGFFSVPVDHLHALQELAKHFRQYDLSETTVVSPDLGNAKEAAHFARLLGVQVAAGAKQRFADDRVEISSVIGEITGRDVIVLDDEIAKGSTVLELLSKLRELKARSIRVACTHGLFSSGALKRIGEQADVLEVVCTNTVPIPPEEQGPKLKVLSIAPALAEAMRRIHNGESVSALFETA; this comes from the coding sequence TTGCGCGAGGACATCGCGGTCTTCAGCGGCAGCGCACATCCCGAGCTGGCCGAAGAGATCTGCACCCATCTCGGTGTACCGCTGCATCCCGTGAAGGTGCAGCGGTTCGCCAACGACTGCCTCGAAGTCCAGCTGGAGGCGAACTGCCGCGAGCGCGACGTCTTCCTGATCCAGCCCTTGGTACGGCCGGTGCAGGAACACCTCGTCGAACTGCTGCTGATGCTGGACGCCGCGCGGGGAGCGTCGGCGAAGCGGATCACCGTCGTCATGCCGCACTACTCGTACGCCCGTTCCGACAAGAAGGACGCGCCGCGGATCTCGATCGGCGGCCGTCTCGTCGCCGACCTCCTGGCGACCGCCGGTGCCGATCGCGTCCTCGCGATGACCCTGCATTCGCCGCAGGTGCACGGCTTCTTCAGCGTCCCGGTCGATCACCTGCACGCGTTGCAGGAGCTGGCCAAGCACTTCCGCCAGTACGACCTGTCCGAAACCACGGTGGTCTCGCCGGATCTCGGCAACGCCAAGGAAGCCGCGCATTTCGCCCGGCTGCTCGGGGTTCAGGTCGCCGCCGGCGCGAAGCAGCGCTTTGCCGACGACAGGGTCGAGATCAGCTCGGTGATCGGTGAGATCACCGGCCGCGACGTGATCGTCCTCGACGACGAGATCGCCAAGGGCAGCACGGTGCTCGAACTGCTCTCCAAGTTGCGGGAACTGAAAGCGCGCTCGATCCGCGTCGCCTGCACGCACGGCTTGTTCTCCAGCGGCGCACTGAAGCGGATCGGCGAGCAGGCGGACGTGCTGGAAGTCGTCTGCACGAACACGGTGCCGATCCCGCCGGAGGAACAGGGCCCGAAACTGAAGGTCCTGTCGATCGCGCCCGCGCTGGCGGAGGCGATGCGGAGGATCCACAACGGAGAGTCGGTCAGCGCGCTCTTTGAAACAGCCTAG
- a CDS encoding D-arabinono-1,4-lactone oxidase gives MTRWTNWAGTAAASPLRVHRPRGTEEIAEAIDRTAADGRRLRPLGSGHSFTAIAAADSDAMDLTGWTGIASADVAKGLVTVRSGTTLKQLNAELDALGLAMTNLGDIDAQTVAGAISTGTHGTGARLGGIATQIAALELVLADGAVVTCSAEERPDLFAAARVGLGALGVISAVTLQCEPSFLLSAQERPEPLEQVLEGFDQFADENDHFEFYWFPYGKNALVKRNNRLPAGSAHQPLSRLKEFVDYEVTENVAFGGLCRLGRSVPKLVRPLGKFASNILSAREYSDTSHRVFVTHRGVRFVESEFAIPRESLHDVFSELRAFVPKLENPVAFPVEVRVAAADDIWLSTANGRDSAYIAIHQFVGMPYREYFAGFASIVGEVGGRPHWGKMHDLDAATLRSRYPRFDDFSRVRKEVDPAGLFTNTYLDRVLG, from the coding sequence ATGACTCGGTGGACCAACTGGGCCGGAACCGCGGCAGCCTCGCCCCTGCGCGTGCACCGGCCGCGCGGCACGGAGGAGATCGCCGAGGCCATCGACCGGACCGCCGCGGACGGACGGCGCCTGCGTCCCCTGGGCAGCGGCCACTCGTTCACGGCGATCGCGGCGGCCGACTCGGACGCCATGGATCTGACCGGCTGGACCGGCATCGCCTCGGCCGACGTCGCGAAAGGCCTGGTCACGGTCCGTTCGGGCACCACGCTCAAGCAGCTCAACGCCGAACTCGACGCGCTCGGGCTGGCGATGACCAACCTCGGCGACATCGACGCACAGACCGTCGCAGGCGCGATTTCGACCGGCACCCACGGCACCGGCGCCCGGCTCGGCGGGATCGCCACGCAGATCGCCGCACTCGAACTCGTCCTCGCCGACGGTGCCGTGGTCACCTGTTCGGCGGAAGAACGCCCCGATCTCTTCGCCGCCGCGAGAGTCGGCCTCGGCGCGCTCGGCGTCATCAGCGCGGTCACCCTGCAGTGTGAACCGTCGTTCCTGCTCTCCGCCCAGGAGCGGCCGGAGCCCCTCGAACAGGTCCTCGAAGGCTTCGACCAGTTCGCCGACGAGAACGACCACTTCGAGTTCTACTGGTTCCCGTACGGCAAGAACGCGCTGGTCAAGCGCAACAACCGGCTTCCGGCGGGCAGTGCGCACCAGCCGTTGAGCAGGCTGAAGGAATTCGTCGACTACGAGGTGACGGAGAACGTCGCGTTCGGCGGCCTGTGCCGTCTCGGGCGCTCAGTGCCGAAACTCGTGCGGCCGCTGGGCAAGTTCGCCTCGAACATCCTCTCCGCCCGCGAGTACAGCGACACGTCGCATCGCGTCTTCGTCACCCATCGCGGAGTGAGGTTCGTCGAGTCGGAGTTCGCGATCCCGCGCGAATCGCTGCACGACGTCTTCTCCGAACTCCGCGCGTTCGTCCCGAAACTGGAGAACCCGGTCGCGTTCCCGGTCGAGGTGCGCGTCGCCGCGGCGGACGACATCTGGCTCTCGACGGCGAACGGCCGCGACTCCGCCTACATCGCGATCCACCAGTTCGTCGGGATGCCCTACCGCGAGTACTTCGCCGGGTTCGCGTCGATCGTCGGCGAGGTCGGCGGCCGCCCGCACTGGGGCAAGATGCACGACCTCGACGCGGCGACGCTGCGCTCGCGGTACCCGCGGTTCGACGACTTCTCGCGGGTCCGCAAGGAGGTGGACCCGGCCGGGCTCTTCACGAACACCTACCTCGACCGGGTCCTCGGCTAA
- a CDS encoding amino acid deaminase/aldolase translates to MTSATVYDLATKDLDPPFAVVDLDAFDANGADLLRRANGKPIRVVSKSVRCRYLLERVLARPGFEGLMCYSLAEAVWHVEQGTSDDIVVAYPTADHGALRRLAANDRARAAISIMVDSPEHLDLVDAALGQGHPEIRVCLELDASWRPLPGVHIGTRRSPVFNPRQVADLARTILSRKGFRLVGMMAYEGQIAGLGDAAGSGVKNSVIGWMQRKSIVEIAKRRAAAVRAIRALADLEFVNGGGSGSVESTGAEAAVTEIAAGSGLIGPTLFDGYAHFSPRPAAMFALPVVRRPAPKIATLFSGGYIASGPTESSRQPTPYLPEGLSLLGFEGAGEVQTPVSGEAARHLRLGDRVWLRHAKAGELAERFTHYHVVIGDRVDRTVPTYRGEAQNFG, encoded by the coding sequence GTGACCAGTGCGACGGTGTACGACTTGGCGACGAAGGACCTGGATCCTCCGTTCGCGGTTGTCGACTTGGATGCGTTCGACGCGAACGGCGCCGACCTGCTGCGGCGGGCGAACGGGAAGCCGATCCGCGTGGTCAGCAAATCCGTCCGCTGTCGGTATCTCCTCGAACGGGTGCTCGCGCGGCCGGGCTTCGAAGGTCTCATGTGCTACTCGCTCGCCGAAGCCGTTTGGCACGTCGAGCAGGGGACGTCCGACGACATCGTGGTGGCGTACCCGACCGCTGATCACGGCGCGTTGCGGCGGCTGGCGGCGAACGACCGGGCGCGGGCGGCGATTTCGATCATGGTCGATTCGCCCGAACACCTCGATCTGGTCGATGCCGCGCTGGGGCAAGGACATCCCGAGATCCGCGTCTGCCTCGAACTCGACGCTTCGTGGCGGCCGCTGCCCGGTGTGCACATCGGCACCAGGCGTTCGCCGGTGTTCAATCCGCGGCAGGTCGCGGATCTGGCGCGGACCATCTTGTCCCGCAAGGGTTTCCGGCTTGTCGGGATGATGGCGTACGAAGGGCAGATCGCCGGTCTCGGCGACGCGGCCGGCAGTGGCGTCAAGAACTCGGTCATCGGCTGGATGCAGCGGAAGTCCATTGTGGAAATCGCGAAACGCCGCGCGGCCGCGGTTCGTGCCATTCGGGCGCTGGCGGATCTGGAGTTCGTCAACGGCGGCGGCAGCGGCAGCGTGGAATCGACCGGCGCCGAAGCGGCCGTCACCGAAATCGCGGCGGGGTCGGGCCTGATCGGGCCGACCCTCTTCGACGGCTATGCGCACTTCTCGCCGCGCCCGGCCGCGATGTTCGCGCTCCCCGTCGTGCGGCGCCCGGCGCCGAAGATCGCGACGCTCTTCTCCGGCGGCTACATCGCTTCCGGCCCGACGGAGTCTTCGCGCCAGCCGACGCCCTACCTGCCCGAAGGTCTCTCGCTGCTCGGCTTCGAAGGCGCGGGCGAAGTCCAAACCCCCGTCTCCGGCGAGGCGGCCCGCCACCTGCGGCTCGGCGACCGCGTCTGGCTGCGCCACGCGAAAGCCGGCGAACTCGCCGAACGCTTCACGCACTACCACGTCGTCATCGGTGACCGCGTCGACCGGACCGTCCCCACCTACCGAGGCGAAGCCCAAAACTTCGGCTGA
- a CDS encoding TetR family transcriptional regulator — translation MSDIQAAKPQAETTPLRRQPVQQRSAKRVEQMLDASAQLIDELGYEALTTTLIAKRAGVAVGSLYQFFPDKRAVVQALTQRNLERFVASVSETLNELAPEHWWDVVDSILDIYLDMHREVPGFSKVHFGDVVDRQLLDETRDNNAVIVDALTDILSARIPSSLDDIRFALTIANETADALLKLAFRRDPRGDERIVAEAKSVVKGYLASKFGEA, via the coding sequence GTGTCCGACATCCAGGCCGCGAAACCGCAAGCGGAGACGACTCCGCTGCGGCGGCAGCCCGTCCAGCAACGTAGTGCCAAGCGGGTGGAGCAGATGCTCGACGCCAGCGCCCAGCTGATCGACGAACTCGGCTATGAGGCGCTGACGACCACGTTGATCGCGAAGCGCGCCGGAGTGGCCGTCGGGTCGCTATACCAATTCTTCCCCGACAAGCGGGCCGTCGTGCAGGCGCTGACGCAACGCAATCTCGAACGGTTCGTCGCCTCGGTGTCGGAGACGCTGAACGAGCTGGCGCCCGAGCACTGGTGGGACGTCGTGGACTCGATCCTCGACATCTACCTCGACATGCACCGCGAGGTCCCCGGATTCTCGAAGGTCCACTTCGGTGACGTCGTGGACAGGCAGCTCCTGGACGAGACCCGCGACAACAACGCCGTCATCGTCGACGCGCTGACGGACATCCTTTCCGCGCGGATCCCTTCGTCGCTGGACGACATCCGGTTCGCGCTGACCATCGCGAACGAGACGGCGGACGCGCTGCTGAAGCTGGCCTTCCGGCGTGACCCGCGAGGGGACGAGCGGATCGTGGCCGAAGCGAAGTCCGTCGTGAAGGGATACCTGGCGAGCAAGTTCGGTGAGGCCTGA
- a CDS encoding GH1 family beta-glucosidase produces the protein MENPTFPSEFLWGVSTSAFQIEGATGEGGRGQSIWDTFTETEGKIARAEHAKVAADHFHRYSEDIALMAELGVGAYRLSFAWPRIQPDGEGKPNAEGLAFYDELIDEVCAAGIAPTGTLFHWDLPQALEDKGGWLSRDTAERFAEYAAIVGERFSDRVKMWIPLNEPMVMSIFGYAIGEYAPGKTLLLDALPTAHYQNLAHGLAVQALRAAGAREVGTANNHSPIWPASDSPEDKAAGEWIDALINRTYADPVLLGRYPEQVIEHLPADFADDLPTIAQPLDFYGVNYYEPQGVAAPGEGNPLPFELRAIEGYPMTTNDSPIVPHGLRELLVGFHERYREHLPPVYITENGCSFDDVVAEDGHVHDQERIDFLDSHLVAVREAMDAGVDIRGYFVWSLMDNFEWSKGYQPRFGLVHIDYETQKRTPKDSFGWYRELIRHE, from the coding sequence GTGGAGAATCCGACCTTCCCGTCCGAATTCCTGTGGGGTGTTTCGACCTCCGCCTTCCAGATCGAGGGGGCGACCGGGGAAGGCGGCCGAGGACAGTCCATTTGGGACACGTTCACCGAAACGGAGGGAAAGATCGCGCGGGCCGAGCACGCCAAGGTAGCCGCCGACCACTTCCATCGCTACTCCGAAGACATCGCGCTGATGGCCGAACTCGGCGTCGGTGCGTACCGCCTGTCCTTCGCCTGGCCCAGGATCCAGCCCGACGGCGAAGGCAAGCCCAACGCGGAAGGCCTTGCCTTCTATGACGAATTGATCGACGAGGTCTGCGCCGCCGGTATCGCGCCGACGGGGACGCTCTTCCACTGGGACCTCCCGCAGGCGCTCGAAGACAAGGGCGGCTGGCTCTCCCGTGATACCGCCGAACGGTTTGCGGAGTACGCCGCCATCGTGGGCGAGCGGTTCTCCGATCGGGTGAAAATGTGGATCCCGCTCAACGAGCCCATGGTCATGTCGATCTTCGGTTACGCGATCGGCGAGTACGCCCCCGGCAAGACGCTCCTGCTCGACGCCCTGCCCACCGCGCACTACCAGAATCTCGCGCACGGTCTCGCCGTCCAAGCCCTCCGCGCGGCAGGCGCCCGCGAGGTCGGCACGGCCAACAATCATTCGCCGATCTGGCCCGCCTCCGATTCGCCGGAAGACAAGGCCGCAGGCGAATGGATCGACGCCCTAATCAATCGTACTTACGCGGATCCGGTGCTACTGGGCCGTTATCCCGAACAAGTCATCGAACATCTCCCGGCGGATTTCGCCGACGATCTGCCCACCATCGCGCAACCCCTCGACTTCTACGGGGTGAATTACTACGAGCCTCAGGGCGTCGCCGCGCCCGGTGAAGGCAACCCGCTTCCCTTCGAACTTCGCGCGATCGAGGGATATCCCATGACCACCAACGATTCGCCGATCGTCCCGCACGGGCTGCGCGAACTGCTCGTCGGCTTCCACGAGCGCTACCGGGAGCACCTCCCGCCCGTCTACATCACCGAGAACGGCTGCAGTTTCGACGACGTCGTCGCCGAGGACGGGCACGTCCACGATCAGGAGCGCATCGACTTCCTCGACAGTCACCTCGTCGCGGTCCGCGAGGCGATGGACGCCGGCGTCGACATCCGCGGGTACTTCGTCTGGTCGCTGATGGACAACTTCGAATGGTCGAAGGGTTACCAGCCGCGTTTCGGCCTGGTGCACATCGACTACGAGACGCAGAAACGGACCCCGAAGGACTCCTTCGGCTGGTACCGGGAACTGATCCGCCATGAGTGA
- a CDS encoding MFS transporter, protein MSEVRELPEALAEPVAKVRAGWMSLLFFANIALWLGVYAPIQVLLPKQAELLDAANKEAVFSIVTGIGAIVALIANPAVGLLSDRTCSARGRRHPWTAAGAVVAAAGLLVLAFAPNVAVMVLGWCLVQAGLNGMLAMLVSAIADRVPVPQRAQVGGLVGIAQMLGTVLGALVVVVMLDLAGLPLGYAVCAAIVLAGAAAFVLRTPDAPLPVAYRPSARLRDVLANLWISPRRHPDFAWAWGCHFMINLGNAFGTLYLLFFLKDAVHYEDPDTGLLIMMGLYGAALIVGALVAGHFSDKSGRRKPYVLAASAVMAVAALVLVVWQNWTAALAASPLLGVGFGAYMAVALAMLTQVLPTAQDRAKDLGVINIANSLPQVVAPMLTAPILAYLGGYPSLFAASALSTVVAAVLVTRVKTVR, encoded by the coding sequence ATGAGTGAGGTCAGGGAGCTGCCCGAGGCGCTCGCCGAGCCGGTCGCCAAGGTCCGCGCGGGCTGGATGAGCCTGCTGTTCTTCGCGAACATCGCGCTCTGGCTCGGCGTCTACGCGCCCATCCAGGTCCTGCTCCCGAAACAGGCCGAACTGCTGGACGCGGCCAACAAGGAAGCGGTCTTCAGCATCGTCACCGGTATCGGCGCGATCGTCGCGCTGATCGCCAACCCGGCCGTCGGCCTGCTTTCGGACCGCACCTGCTCCGCCCGCGGCCGCCGTCATCCGTGGACGGCCGCCGGTGCGGTGGTCGCCGCGGCCGGACTGCTCGTCCTCGCGTTCGCGCCGAACGTCGCGGTCATGGTGCTCGGCTGGTGCCTGGTCCAGGCGGGCCTGAACGGGATGCTCGCGATGTTGGTCTCGGCGATCGCGGACCGGGTGCCCGTACCGCAGCGCGCGCAGGTCGGCGGGCTGGTCGGCATCGCCCAGATGCTCGGGACCGTGCTCGGCGCATTGGTGGTCGTGGTGATGCTCGACCTCGCCGGTCTCCCGCTGGGCTACGCGGTGTGCGCCGCCATCGTGCTGGCGGGCGCGGCGGCGTTCGTCCTGCGCACACCGGACGCACCGCTGCCCGTCGCGTACCGGCCGTCCGCTCGGCTCCGGGACGTGCTGGCGAACCTGTGGATCTCCCCGCGCAGGCATCCGGACTTCGCCTGGGCATGGGGCTGCCACTTCATGATCAATCTCGGCAACGCCTTCGGGACGCTGTACCTGCTGTTCTTCCTCAAGGACGCGGTGCACTACGAAGATCCGGACACCGGCTTGCTGATCATGATGGGGCTCTACGGCGCCGCCCTCATCGTCGGCGCGCTCGTCGCCGGGCACTTCTCCGACAAATCCGGACGCCGAAAGCCGTACGTCCTCGCGGCGTCGGCGGTGATGGCCGTCGCGGCGCTGGTGCTGGTCGTCTGGCAGAACTGGACGGCCGCGCTCGCCGCGTCACCGTTGCTGGGAGTCGGTTTCGGCGCCTACATGGCTGTCGCGCTGGCGATGCTCACCCAGGTGCTGCCCACCGCACAGGACCGGGCGAAGGATCTCGGGGTCATCAACATCGCGAACTCGCTGCCGCAGGTGGTGGCGCCGATGCTGACCGCGCCGATCCTGGCCTACCTGGGCGGGTACCCGAGCCTCTTCGCGGCTTCGGCACTGTCCACCGTCGTCGCCGCGGTGCTGGTCACTCGGGTGAAAACGGTCAGGTGA
- a CDS encoding helix-turn-helix transcriptional regulator: MDASIGGGAVAGSDTSASGTPGRQSHPVPPDAWEQAEMRASLATREISSVYRQLRKHGVSQRQIAAMTGQSQSEVSEILKGRQVMAYDVLTRIADGLGVPRGYMGLAYDEATAIKVVGAADGQQAEEDESVKRRRFLAHAAQVTMGAAVFGPESGTWSAGPAKTPAPGRIGMTDVRQVEAATRALRSLDYQYGGGFCRDAVVAQLSWGQQMLESNGTEMVKNRLFVALADLHSLAGWTSFDTGLMDSARGHFANALDLAKQGDNHPLVANVLYRMGRVYLHQDAPNDALKLFQLGQIAAQESGSELAVAVLCANEAWAYAMMGNEEQAVKLLGRSKDEFARANLAEAESWVKFFTETDVYAMIGTVHTVLAAKNAEHTKYAIPALTKAVESYDDDMARSKTFMLSALATNHLLEGDLDHGAKVGSKAVDTAEGIKSERVKDRMRPLQVEAERRRNNADARDLADRLNSFYAA; this comes from the coding sequence ATGGACGCCAGTATCGGTGGCGGCGCTGTCGCCGGCTCGGACACGAGTGCTTCGGGCACTCCGGGCCGCCAGAGTCACCCCGTGCCGCCCGACGCCTGGGAACAGGCGGAGATGCGGGCGTCACTGGCGACACGGGAGATCTCGTCCGTGTACCGGCAGTTGCGCAAGCACGGTGTTTCGCAGCGTCAGATCGCCGCGATGACCGGCCAATCGCAGTCCGAGGTGTCCGAGATCCTCAAAGGTCGCCAGGTGATGGCGTACGACGTGCTCACCCGCATCGCTGACGGCCTTGGTGTCCCACGGGGATACATGGGTCTCGCCTATGACGAGGCGACAGCGATAAAGGTCGTCGGCGCTGCCGACGGCCAGCAGGCGGAGGAGGACGAGTCCGTGAAGCGACGGAGGTTCCTCGCGCACGCCGCCCAGGTCACGATGGGTGCGGCGGTGTTCGGTCCGGAATCGGGGACGTGGTCGGCCGGGCCGGCGAAGACGCCCGCCCCCGGACGGATCGGCATGACCGACGTCCGCCAGGTGGAAGCCGCGACCAGAGCGCTCCGGTCCCTCGACTACCAGTACGGCGGCGGTTTCTGCCGCGACGCCGTGGTCGCGCAGCTGTCCTGGGGACAGCAGATGCTCGAGTCCAACGGCACCGAAATGGTCAAGAACCGGCTGTTCGTCGCGCTGGCGGACCTGCACAGCCTGGCGGGCTGGACGTCCTTCGACACCGGCCTGATGGACTCCGCGCGCGGGCATTTCGCGAACGCGCTGGACCTGGCCAAACAGGGCGACAACCATCCGCTGGTGGCCAACGTCCTCTACCGGATGGGCCGCGTCTACCTGCACCAGGACGCGCCGAACGACGCGCTGAAACTGTTCCAGCTCGGCCAGATCGCCGCCCAGGAATCGGGCTCCGAGCTGGCGGTCGCCGTGCTCTGCGCCAACGAGGCGTGGGCCTACGCGATGATGGGCAACGAGGAACAGGCCGTGAAGCTGCTCGGCCGGAGCAAGGACGAGTTCGCCCGCGCCAACCTGGCCGAGGCCGAATCCTGGGTCAAGTTCTTCACCGAGACCGACGTCTACGCCATGATCGGCACCGTGCACACGGTGCTCGCCGCGAAGAACGCCGAGCACACCAAGTACGCGATCCCGGCGCTGACGAAGGCCGTCGAGTCCTACGACGACGACATGGCCCGCAGCAAGACCTTCATGCTCAGCGCGCTGGCCACGAATCACCTGCTCGAAGGCGATCTCGATCATGGCGCCAAGGTGGGCTCGAAGGCCGTCGACACCGCCGAGGGCATCAAGTCCGAGCGGGTGAAGGACCGGATGCGGCCGCTGCAGGTCGAGGCGGAACGCCGCCGGAACAACGCTGACGCCCGTGACCTTGCCGACCGCCTCAACTCCTTCTACGCCGCCTGA
- a CDS encoding aminoglycoside phosphotransferase family protein has translation MTLPTASTPSTPPEPTGPDGRFTPAKLRDALVRTCAVLGVDPEGARLLRFTNNAVYELASAPFVVRIVGSTLLRHRVGTVVRVARHFERHDVPAIRLVPGLDQPLPVGEHLVTVWWKVPESGRKARSADLAALLRRVHALEPPEGLASWAPFAAVRARVSDAEELSDGDRRFLLQRCAEVEAALATLDFPLPRGLVHGDAHTGNVIHGPAGPVLCDFDSSCVGPPEWDLTPLAVGHERFGDPPARYRVFAERYGFDVTTWSGFPVLRAIRELKLTTSVLPILRSHPSVRDELRKRLDDLRNGRTGARWNRYR, from the coding sequence GTGACCTTGCCGACCGCCTCAACTCCTTCTACGCCGCCTGAGCCGACCGGACCGGACGGCCGGTTCACACCGGCCAAGCTGCGCGACGCCCTGGTGCGGACGTGTGCGGTGCTGGGCGTGGACCCCGAAGGCGCCCGCCTGCTGAGGTTCACCAACAACGCCGTCTACGAACTGGCGAGCGCGCCGTTCGTCGTCCGGATCGTCGGCTCCACCCTGCTGCGGCACCGCGTCGGCACGGTCGTGCGGGTCGCGCGGCATTTCGAACGGCACGACGTGCCGGCCATCCGTCTGGTTCCTGGCCTCGACCAGCCGCTGCCGGTCGGCGAGCATCTCGTGACGGTCTGGTGGAAAGTGCCGGAGAGCGGCCGGAAGGCCAGGTCGGCGGACCTCGCCGCGCTGCTGCGCCGGGTCCACGCGCTCGAACCGCCCGAGGGGCTGGCCTCCTGGGCGCCGTTCGCCGCGGTCCGCGCCAGGGTTTCGGACGCGGAGGAGCTGTCCGACGGCGACCGGCGGTTCCTGCTCCAGCGCTGCGCCGAAGTCGAAGCCGCGCTCGCGACGCTCGACTTCCCCCTGCCCCGTGGCCTCGTCCACGGGGACGCGCACACCGGGAACGTGATCCACGGGCCGGCCGGGCCGGTGCTGTGTGATTTCGATTCGTCCTGTGTCGGGCCGCCGGAATGGGATCTCACGCCGCTCGCCGTCGGCCATGAACGGTTCGGTGATCCACCGGCCCGCTATCGCGTGTTCGCCGAGCGGTACGGATTCGACGTGACCACGTGGTCCGGGTTCCCGGTACTGCGCGCTATCCGTGAACTGAAGCTCACCACGAGTGTTCTCCCGATTCTCCGGAGTCATCCCAGCGTGCGTGATGAGCTGCGGAAACGGCTGGACGATCTTCGGAACGGGCGTACCGGCGCGCGCTGGAACCGGTACCGGTGA